A window of the Equus asinus isolate D_3611 breed Donkey chromosome 20, EquAss-T2T_v2, whole genome shotgun sequence genome harbors these coding sequences:
- the LOC106823658 gene encoding olfactory receptor 7G2-like, translating to MERRNQTDVSEFILLGLADDPEVQPLLFCLFLSMYLITILGNMLILLAASSDSQLHTPMYFFLSNLSFTDICLSTITIPKMLVNIQAQNQHITYTGCLLQVWFVLVFICFENCLLATMAYDCYVAICHPLMYTVIMNPCYCGLLILFSLFISIGDALLHSLMALQLSFCTDLEIPHFCELAHVIKLACSDSFINTFLANFMASVLSGISLSAIIFSYIQIISSLLQMPTVGRKYKAFSTCGSHLSVVFLFYGTAVGVYISSAVTDSSRKLAVASVMYIEVPQMMNPFIYSLRNRDMKGSLRKLFSRINVV from the coding sequence ATGGAACGCAGAAACCAAACAGATGTTTCAGAATTCATTCTCCTAGGATTAGCAGATGATCCAGAAGTACAgcctctcctcttctgcctgttCCTGTCCATGTACCTGATCACAATCCTGGGAAACATGCTCATACTCCTGGCTGCTAGTTCTGACTCCCAACTCCACACCCCTATgtacttctttctctccaatctGTCCTTTACTGACATCTGTTTAAGCACAATCACAATCCCAAAGATGCTGGTGAACATCCAAGCACAGAATCAGCACATCACTTACACAGGCTGCCTCCTCCAGGTCTGGTTTgttctggtttttatttgttttgaaaattgtcTGCTTGCAACAATGGCCTATGactgctatgtggccatctgtcaccCACTGATGTACACAGTCATCATGAATCCCTGCTATTGTGGACTGCTGATTCTATTCTCCTTGTTCATTAGCATTGGTGATGCCCTGCTCCACAGTCTGATGGCTTTACAGCTGTCCTTCTGCACTGACTTGGAAATCCCACACTTCTGTGAACTTGCTCATGTCATCAAGCTCGCCTGTTCTGATTCCTTCATCAATACCTTCCTAGCTAATTTTATGGCTAGTGTACTGAGTGGTATTTCTCTCTCTGCAATCATTTTCTCTTATATTCAAATCATCTCTTCTCTTTTGCAAATGCCAACGGTTGGTAGAAAATATAAAGCCTTTTCCACCTGTGGGTCTCACCTCTCAGTTGTTTTCTTGTTCTATGGGACAGCTGTTGGTGTGTATATTAGTTCTGCAGTTACTGACTCTTCCAGGAAGCTTGCAGTGGCTTCAGTGATGTACATTGAGGTTCCTCAAATGAtgaaccccttcatctacagcctgaggaacagggATATGAAGGGATCCTTGAGGAAACTATTCAGTAGGATAAATGTTGTTTAA